Proteins from a genomic interval of Sphingopyxis sp. QXT-31:
- the hfq gene encoding RNA chaperone Hfq, whose protein sequence is MSHIAHAKAKATGRNGPSSGFCRQEQEANVSDKNQNLQDLFLNALRRSKTPVTMFLVKGVKLQGIITWFDNFSLLLRRDGQSQLVYKHAISTVMPSHDFDLASLGNDIREAPASKGKALQDVFLNAVRKSDESVTMFLVNGVMLQGDIVAFDLFCMLLERERQVQLVYKHAISTVQPNGPINLSDSEPEGDA, encoded by the coding sequence TTGTCGCATATTGCGCACGCCAAGGCGAAGGCAACGGGCCGAAACGGGCCGTCCAGCGGTTTTTGCCGCCAAGAACAGGAGGCCAATGTGTCCGATAAAAACCAGAATCTCCAGGATCTCTTCCTCAACGCCCTGCGACGCAGCAAGACACCGGTGACGATGTTCCTCGTCAAAGGCGTCAAACTGCAGGGAATCATCACCTGGTTCGACAATTTCTCGTTGCTGCTGCGCCGCGACGGGCAGTCGCAGCTCGTCTACAAGCACGCGATTTCGACGGTCATGCCCTCGCATGATTTCGACCTCGCCTCGCTCGGCAACGACATTCGCGAGGCGCCGGCGAGCAAGGGCAAGGCGCTGCAGGACGTGTTCCTCAACGCGGTGCGCAAGTCGGACGAATCGGTGACGATGTTCCTCGTCAACGGCGTGATGCTCCAGGGCGACATCGTCGCTTTCGACCTGTTCTGCATGTTGCTCGAGCGCGAGCGGCAGGTGCAGCTGGTCTACAAGCACGCCATCTCGACGGTGCAGCCCAACGGGCCGATCAACCTGAGCGACAGCGAGCCCGAAGGCGACGCCTGA
- the metG gene encoding methionine--tRNA ligase: MSDTKTRFYITTAISYPNGRPHIGHAYEAIATDVMARFQRARGRDVRLTTGTDEHGLKMYQTARDQGRPTIELADEMSGYFREMYAKLNISFDHFMRTSDPAHHEASQALWRAMEANGDLYLDRYEGWYSVRDEAFYDESELQGEGEARLSPQGTPVEWTVEESWFFRLSSYQDKLLALYDDNPDFVRPESRRNEVLRFVEGGLKDLSVSRTSFDWGVPVPGSPGHVMYVWVDALTTYMSALGFPDRDGEWGKFWPADIHMIGKDIVRFHTVYWPAFLMSANLPLPKQVFGHGFLLNRGEKMSKSLGNVVDPMELAERFGVDALRYYLLREVSFGQDGSYSAEAIVRTANADLANSFGNLAQRSLSMIFKNLDGKLSADYAPAPDDADLLADLHAMATERLPREFEQLAFSVGIEDWIRAVFACNQYVDGQAPWALRKTDPERMRAVLMTLFQAVRTLAIAIRPVVPAAADKLLDQMGIAEDARDSAALADTDWFENLAASGFTVVQPVPIFPRLELPEGEGEGEA; encoded by the coding sequence ATGTCCGACACCAAGACCCGCTTCTACATCACAACCGCGATCAGCTATCCCAATGGCCGTCCGCATATCGGCCATGCCTATGAGGCGATCGCGACCGATGTCATGGCGCGTTTCCAGCGCGCGCGCGGCCGCGACGTGCGGTTAACCACCGGCACCGACGAGCATGGCCTGAAAATGTACCAGACCGCGCGCGACCAGGGCCGCCCGACGATCGAACTCGCTGATGAAATGTCGGGATATTTCCGTGAGATGTATGCCAAGCTGAATATCAGTTTCGACCATTTCATGCGCACCTCGGATCCCGCGCACCACGAAGCGTCGCAGGCGCTGTGGCGCGCGATGGAGGCTAATGGCGACCTCTATCTCGACCGCTATGAGGGCTGGTATTCGGTTCGCGACGAAGCTTTCTACGACGAAAGCGAGCTTCAGGGGGAAGGGGAGGCCCGGCTTTCGCCGCAGGGTACCCCGGTCGAATGGACCGTCGAGGAAAGCTGGTTTTTCCGACTGTCCAGCTACCAGGACAAATTGCTCGCGCTCTACGACGACAATCCCGACTTCGTCCGCCCCGAAAGCCGCCGCAACGAGGTGCTGCGCTTCGTCGAGGGCGGGCTCAAGGATTTGAGCGTCTCGCGCACCAGCTTCGACTGGGGTGTGCCGGTACCGGGCTCGCCGGGGCACGTCATGTATGTCTGGGTCGACGCGCTCACGACTTACATGTCGGCGCTCGGCTTCCCCGACCGCGACGGCGAGTGGGGAAAGTTCTGGCCCGCGGACATCCATATGATCGGCAAGGATATCGTTCGTTTTCATACGGTTTACTGGCCGGCCTTCCTGATGAGCGCCAATCTGCCATTGCCCAAACAGGTGTTCGGCCATGGCTTCCTGCTCAACCGCGGCGAGAAGATGTCGAAGTCGCTCGGCAATGTCGTCGACCCGATGGAACTGGCCGAGCGCTTTGGGGTCGATGCGCTGCGCTATTATCTGCTCCGCGAAGTCAGCTTCGGGCAGGACGGCAGCTATTCGGCCGAGGCGATCGTGCGCACCGCCAACGCCGACCTCGCGAACAGCTTCGGCAATCTCGCACAGCGCAGCTTATCGATGATTTTCAAGAATTTGGATGGCAAGCTTTCCGCCGACTATGCGCCGGCGCCGGATGATGCCGACCTACTGGCCGATTTGCACGCGATGGCGACCGAGCGTCTGCCGCGCGAATTCGAGCAGCTCGCTTTTTCGGTCGGCATCGAGGACTGGATCCGCGCGGTCTTCGCTTGCAACCAATATGTCGACGGGCAGGCGCCCTGGGCACTGCGCAAGACCGATCCCGAACGCATGCGCGCGGTGCTGATGACGCTGTTCCAGGCGGTGCGCACGCTCGCGATCGCGATCCGTCCGGTCGTGCCGGCAGCCGCCGACAAATTGCTCGACCAGATGGGCATAGCGGAAGACGCGCGCGATTCCGCGGCACTTGCCGATACCGACTGGTTCGAAAACCTAGCCGCCAGCGGTTTCACCGTCGTTCAGCCGGTCCCGATCTTTCCCCGTCTCGAACTGCCCGAGGGAGAAGGGGAAGGGGAGGCGTAA
- a CDS encoding septal ring lytic transglycosylase RlpA family protein, giving the protein MAAGAALLLAGCGSFDGKKESGPTAAPSPVPAGPVAVDGPPKLGAPVTVGGTTYTPADIPDYDDVGYASWYGEELAGRPTATGEPFDPDAITAAHKTLPLPSYVEVTALDTGRTILVRVNDRGPMANDRLIDLSRGAAQQLGLNGGLAAVRVRRTNPPAAEKLQLRSGKPVAERLATPDTLLVLLRGKLAGQPVPAGTVTATTSKPTPSAPSPGGDRFIVEGPGAAKPAAVKTPAPKPAAAPAKPKPAPVAASGSYVVQVAAFSGETRAKSAAKSVGGTVIKAGNLWRVRMGPYASEAEALSAAGKAKAKGFRDAQVQRDR; this is encoded by the coding sequence ATGGCGGCTGGAGCGGCGTTGCTGCTCGCCGGTTGTGGTAGTTTCGACGGTAAGAAGGAAAGCGGCCCGACCGCTGCTCCGTCGCCGGTGCCTGCCGGACCGGTGGCCGTCGACGGCCCGCCGAAGCTCGGCGCGCCCGTCACCGTGGGCGGCACCACCTACACCCCCGCCGACATCCCCGATTACGACGATGTCGGTTATGCGAGCTGGTATGGCGAGGAACTCGCGGGGCGCCCGACGGCGACCGGCGAGCCCTTCGATCCCGACGCAATCACCGCTGCGCACAAGACTTTGCCTTTGCCGTCCTATGTCGAGGTCACGGCGCTCGACACCGGACGCACCATCCTCGTCCGCGTCAACGACCGCGGCCCGATGGCGAACGACCGGCTGATCGACCTGTCGCGCGGCGCCGCGCAGCAGCTCGGCCTCAATGGCGGGCTCGCCGCGGTGCGCGTCCGCCGCACCAATCCGCCCGCGGCGGAGAAGCTCCAGCTGCGCAGCGGCAAGCCCGTCGCCGAGCGCCTCGCGACCCCCGACACGCTGCTCGTGCTCTTGCGCGGCAAGCTCGCGGGCCAGCCGGTCCCCGCGGGCACCGTCACCGCGACGACCAGCAAGCCGACGCCCTCGGCTCCGTCGCCGGGCGGCGACCGCTTCATCGTCGAAGGCCCAGGCGCGGCCAAACCGGCGGCGGTCAAGACGCCTGCACCCAAACCCGCGGCGGCACCCGCCAAGCCCAAGCCTGCACCGGTTGCCGCGAGCGGCAGCTATGTCGTCCAGGTCGCCGCCTTCAGCGGCGAAACGCGCGCCAAGTCGGCCGCCAAATCGGTCGGCGGCACCGTGATCAAGGCGGGCAATCTGTGGCGTGTGCGCATGGGCCCCTATGCCAGTGAAGCCGAGGCGCTGAGCGCGGCCGGCAAGGCTAAGGCGAAGGGCTTCCGCGACGCGCAGGTCCAGCGCGACCGCTGA
- a CDS encoding D-alanyl-D-alanine carboxypeptidase family protein: MPGRFSIGRAGGVALALLLLAQGTTVLAQTKAAPPKAVPTAPQIPAYVTQAPIVMLKDLDSGKILYSRGADERFAPASMAKVMTAYVVLDLIKAGKLSRDTEFTVGEAEWKKWRAGNGGSSMFLAPGEKVSVDDLLKGLITVSGNDAAAVLAVGIDGSEAEFVKRMNAVSTSLGMKSSKFGTPSGWPDGGVTKVSAADLVMLADRLIRDHPAAYARYFSIPKLQHGTAPDGKPIVQPNRNPILGLAGADGLKTGHTSEAGYCFLGSAKRGGRRLVMVVAGMASDKARREEAARLIDWGFAQPSRQRVAAR; this comes from the coding sequence ATGCCGGGTCGCTTCAGCATCGGCCGGGCAGGGGGCGTCGCGCTGGCGCTGCTGCTGCTCGCGCAAGGCACGACGGTCTTGGCGCAGACCAAGGCTGCGCCGCCCAAGGCCGTCCCGACCGCGCCGCAGATCCCGGCCTATGTCACGCAGGCGCCGATCGTAATGCTCAAAGACCTCGATTCGGGCAAAATCCTCTACTCACGCGGCGCCGACGAGCGCTTTGCGCCCGCCTCAATGGCCAAGGTGATGACCGCCTATGTCGTGCTCGACCTGATCAAGGCGGGCAAATTGTCGCGCGACACCGAGTTCACGGTCGGCGAAGCCGAGTGGAAGAAGTGGCGTGCGGGCAACGGCGGCTCATCGATGTTCCTCGCACCCGGCGAGAAGGTCAGCGTCGACGATCTGCTCAAGGGGCTGATCACCGTGTCGGGCAATGACGCCGCCGCGGTGCTCGCGGTCGGTATCGACGGCAGCGAGGCCGAATTCGTCAAAAGAATGAATGCGGTGTCGACCTCTCTTGGTATGAAATCGAGTAAGTTCGGCACCCCCAGCGGCTGGCCCGACGGCGGGGTGACCAAAGTATCGGCGGCCGACCTCGTGATGCTTGCCGACCGGCTGATCCGCGACCATCCCGCAGCCTATGCGCGCTATTTCTCGATCCCGAAGCTCCAGCACGGCACCGCGCCCGACGGCAAGCCGATCGTCCAGCCCAACCGCAACCCGATCCTCGGCCTCGCCGGCGCCGATGGGCTCAAGACCGGGCACACGTCGGAGGCGGGTTATTGCTTCCTCGGCTCGGCGAAGCGCGGCGGGCGGCGGCTGGTGATGGTCGTCGCAGGCATGGCGAGCGACAAGGCGCGCCGCGAGGAGGCCGCGCGGCTGATCGACTGGGGTTTCGCTCAGCCTTCGCGCCAGCGCGTTGCCGCGCGGTGA
- a CDS encoding lytic murein transglycosylase — protein MAASAPLHALGSGDPGFDAYVQSLWPKAQAKGVSRATFDRVTAGLSYNARVVALDRDNLGSPPSPNTPIPAFAPYKAKHVDAARIGGGRRVHDRLLPLLSRIEARTGVPTSIMIAIFGHETAYGQVTGNFDLPEALATLAYEGRRRSLFEPEFLATLQMVERGVPRQVLKGSWAGAFGYPQFLPSVYLEVAEDGDGDGRANIWSSEADAIESIGAYLRRAGWRAGQPWGVAVRVPEGFNRARVASKLQATRCPRVFERHSRWRSMAEWRADGIVPAGGRWPADHVQATLLEPDGPGKTAYLLTGNYRAILDYNCSNFYALSVGLLADEIDR, from the coding sequence ATGGCGGCATCGGCCCCGCTCCATGCGCTGGGAAGCGGCGATCCCGGCTTCGATGCCTATGTCCAGTCGCTCTGGCCCAAGGCGCAGGCGAAGGGCGTGTCGCGCGCGACTTTCGACCGCGTCACCGCGGGGCTCAGCTACAATGCCCGCGTCGTCGCGCTCGACCGCGACAATCTCGGCAGCCCGCCTAGCCCGAACACGCCGATCCCGGCGTTTGCGCCGTACAAAGCGAAGCATGTCGATGCCGCGCGCATCGGCGGCGGGCGCCGCGTCCACGACCGGTTGTTGCCGCTCCTGTCGCGCATCGAGGCGCGCACCGGTGTGCCGACCAGCATCATGATCGCGATCTTCGGCCACGAGACCGCCTATGGCCAAGTCACCGGCAATTTCGACCTGCCCGAGGCGCTCGCGACGCTCGCCTATGAGGGCCGCCGCCGCAGCCTGTTCGAGCCCGAGTTCCTCGCAACGTTGCAGATGGTCGAGCGGGGCGTGCCGCGCCAGGTGCTGAAGGGCAGCTGGGCCGGTGCCTTCGGCTACCCGCAATTCCTGCCCTCGGTCTATCTCGAGGTCGCCGAGGACGGCGACGGCGACGGCCGCGCGAATATCTGGTCGAGCGAGGCCGACGCGATCGAATCGATCGGCGCCTATCTCCGCCGCGCCGGCTGGCGTGCGGGCCAGCCCTGGGGCGTCGCGGTGCGCGTGCCCGAGGGCTTCAACCGCGCGCGCGTCGCGAGCAAGCTCCAGGCGACGCGCTGCCCGCGCGTGTTCGAACGCCACAGCCGCTGGCGCTCGATGGCCGAATGGCGCGCCGACGGCATCGTCCCCGCGGGCGGGCGCTGGCCGGCGGATCATGTCCAGGCGACTTTGCTCGAACCCGATGGTCCCGGAAAAACCGCCTATTTGCTGACCGGCAACTATCGTGCGATACTCGACTACAATTGTTCCAACTTTTACGCGCTGTCTGTGGGGTTATTGGCGGATGAAATCGATCGTTAG
- the hflX gene encoding GTPase HflX produces MAESEEVTRGATAVLIVPEWHGQRLSRDLDARAEEAKGLALAIGLEVVAVFPLRLRQTRAATLLGVGQIDAIKAEIGEGAAQLVIVDAALTAIQQRNLETAFGTKVIDRTGLILEIFGERAATAEGRLQVELAHLDYQAGRLVRSWTHLERQRGGFGFLGGPGETQIEADRRMIRNRMARIRKQLEDARRTRQLQRSKRQRAPWPVVALVGYTNAGKSTFFNRLTGSDVMAEDMLFATLDPTMREIRLPGIDKAILSDTVGFVSDLPTELVAAFRATLEEVTTADLIVHVRDIVHPDSEAQYADVVAILNSLGVNGPQDGGEGGADTPDVIPQIEIWNKIDTADPEHRAQIAEMAARRTDVAMISAVTGEGVEGARTLMASRLTALHKVQRIFLRYEKGEAAAWLHARGEVLSDTPEGEGHVLTVRLDPADAARFERLWPTETTPTP; encoded by the coding sequence GTGGCCGAAAGCGAAGAGGTAACCCGCGGCGCGACCGCGGTGCTGATTGTGCCCGAATGGCACGGGCAGCGCCTGTCGCGCGACCTCGACGCGCGCGCCGAGGAGGCCAAGGGGCTCGCACTCGCGATCGGGCTCGAGGTCGTGGCGGTATTCCCGCTTCGGCTGCGGCAGACGCGCGCGGCGACCCTGCTTGGCGTCGGGCAGATTGACGCCATTAAAGCTGAGATCGGGGAAGGGGCCGCGCAACTCGTCATCGTCGACGCGGCGCTGACCGCGATCCAGCAGCGCAACCTGGAGACGGCGTTCGGCACCAAGGTCATCGACCGCACGGGATTGATCCTCGAAATCTTCGGCGAGCGTGCCGCGACGGCCGAGGGGCGGCTGCAGGTCGAGTTGGCGCATCTCGATTATCAGGCGGGGCGGCTGGTGCGCAGCTGGACCCATCTCGAGCGCCAGCGCGGCGGCTTCGGCTTCCTCGGCGGGCCGGGCGAGACGCAGATCGAGGCCGACAGGCGGATGATCCGCAACCGCATGGCGCGCATCCGCAAACAGCTGGAAGACGCACGGCGCACACGGCAGTTGCAGCGCTCGAAACGCCAGCGTGCGCCGTGGCCCGTGGTCGCGCTCGTCGGTTATACCAACGCCGGAAAATCGACCTTTTTCAATCGCCTGACGGGAAGTGACGTCATGGCGGAAGACATGCTCTTCGCGACGCTCGACCCGACGATGCGCGAGATACGGCTGCCCGGCATCGACAAGGCCATCCTGTCCGACACCGTCGGCTTCGTCTCTGACCTGCCGACCGAATTGGTCGCGGCCTTCCGCGCGACGCTGGAGGAGGTCACCACCGCCGACCTGATCGTCCACGTCCGCGACATCGTCCACCCCGACAGCGAGGCGCAATATGCCGATGTCGTTGCGATCCTCAATTCGCTGGGCGTCAACGGGCCACAGGACGGCGGGGAAGGGGGCGCGGATACTCCCGACGTCATCCCGCAGATCGAGATCTGGAACAAGATCGACACCGCCGATCCCGAACATCGCGCGCAAATTGCCGAGATGGCGGCGCGGCGGACGGACGTCGCGATGATTTCGGCGGTGACCGGCGAGGGCGTCGAGGGCGCGCGCACGCTCATGGCGTCACGCCTGACCGCGCTGCACAAGGTTCAGCGCATCTTCCTGCGCTACGAAAAGGGCGAAGCGGCGGCGTGGCTTCACGCGCGCGGCGAAGTGCTGAGCGATACGCCCGAAGGCGAGGGGCATGTGCTGACGGTGCGGCTGGACCCGGCGGATGCGGCGCGCTTCGAGCGATTGTGGCCGACGGAGACTACTCCGACGCCTTGA
- the mazG gene encoding nucleoside triphosphate pyrophosphohydrolase — MAADGPVSPASPIDRLLAVMRQLRNPDGGCEWDLAQDFSTIAPYTIEEAYEVADAIAGGDPAAICDELGDLLLQVVFHAQIAADDGLFTFDDVANAISAKMERRHPHIFGDATTSDVRQQWEAIKANERAADGPKGALDGVALSLPALLRAQKLQGRAARVGFDWPDTEGPRDKIAEELAEVAAATDDAHRHEEVGDLLLAVVNYARKLGVDAEGALRDANLKFERRFAAMEARAGGSLQGLSLGAQEAHWQAVKASE; from the coding sequence ATGGCCGCAGACGGACCCGTTTCCCCCGCTTCCCCCATCGATCGCCTGCTCGCCGTCATGCGCCAGCTGCGCAACCCCGACGGCGGCTGCGAATGGGATCTGGCGCAGGACTTCTCGACCATCGCGCCTTACACGATCGAGGAAGCCTATGAGGTCGCCGACGCGATCGCCGGCGGCGATCCCGCGGCGATCTGCGACGAGCTCGGCGACCTGCTGCTCCAGGTCGTCTTCCACGCGCAGATCGCGGCCGACGACGGACTCTTCACCTTCGACGACGTCGCAAACGCCATCTCCGCCAAGATGGAACGCCGCCACCCGCATATCTTCGGCGACGCCACGACGTCCGACGTGCGGCAGCAATGGGAGGCAATCAAGGCGAACGAGCGCGCCGCGGACGGCCCCAAAGGGGCGCTCGACGGCGTCGCGCTGTCGCTGCCCGCGCTGCTGCGCGCGCAGAAGCTGCAAGGACGGGCCGCGCGCGTCGGTTTCGACTGGCCCGATACCGAAGGTCCGCGCGACAAGATCGCCGAGGAACTCGCCGAGGTGGCCGCCGCTACCGACGACGCGCACCGGCATGAAGAGGTCGGCGACCTGCTCTTGGCCGTCGTCAACTACGCGCGCAAGCTCGGCGTCGATGCCGAGGGTGCGCTGCGCGACGCCAATCTGAAATTCGAGCGGCGCTTTGCCGCCATGGAAGCCCGCGCCGGCGGATCGCTGCAGGGCCTGTCGCTCGGCGCGCAGGAAGCGCATTGGCAGGCGGTCAAGGCGTCGGAGTAG
- a CDS encoding MBL fold metallo-hydrolase, producing MKVRILGCGTSSGVPRLGNDWGQCDPDNPRNLRSRASILISLGGFRILIDTSPDMRLQLLAAEVGEVDAVIWTHEHADHTHGLDDLRQVMHLRGSAVPCYARDHVLDTLKWRFTYAFAGNAGYPASVDPIDLLDHQSIGPIEVSAIEMPHGPIKASGLIFSDGAHKIGYATDFSKFTDEMVDFFQGVDLFVIDALRRYPHPTHPHLAMTLAALEKVGSPRAIITHMDNTMDYDDLVSELPPGIEPGYDGLEVQL from the coding sequence ATGAAAGTCCGCATCCTCGGCTGCGGCACCTCGTCGGGCGTGCCGCGGCTCGGCAATGACTGGGGCCAGTGTGATCCCGACAACCCGCGCAATCTGCGCAGCCGTGCCTCGATCCTGATTTCGCTTGGCGGCTTCCGCATCCTGATCGACACCAGCCCCGACATGCGACTGCAGTTGCTCGCCGCCGAGGTGGGCGAGGTTGATGCCGTGATCTGGACGCACGAGCATGCCGACCACACCCACGGGCTCGATGATTTGCGCCAGGTGATGCACCTGCGCGGCTCGGCGGTGCCCTGCTATGCGCGCGACCATGTGCTCGACACGCTCAAATGGCGCTTTACCTACGCCTTTGCCGGGAATGCCGGCTATCCGGCATCGGTCGATCCCATTGACCTGCTCGACCATCAATCGATCGGTCCGATCGAGGTGTCGGCGATCGAAATGCCGCACGGCCCGATCAAGGCGAGCGGACTCATCTTCAGCGACGGTGCGCACAAGATCGGCTATGCCACTGATTTTTCGAAGTTCACCGACGAGATGGTCGACTTCTTTCAGGGCGTTGACCTGTTCGTGATCGACGCGCTGCGCCGCTATCCGCATCCGACGCATCCGCATCTGGCGATGACGCTCGCGGCGCTCGAGAAGGTCGGCAGTCCGCGCGCGATCATCACGCATATGGACAATACGATGGATTATGACGACCTAGTCAGCGAATTGCCGCCGGGGATCGAGCCCGGCTATGACGGGCTGGAGGTGCAGCTATGA
- the tmk gene encoding dTMP kinase: MSGYFITLEGGEGAGKSTQLRALAAALTERGIDVVTTREPGGSPGAEAIRSLLMEGSDDRWDARSEALLFAAARADHVARTIRPALERGAWVLCDRFVDSSRAYQGGGGGLTDADILALHAVGSEGLLPDRTFLLTLGEDEAARRLAARDAAGADRMGSKPAAYQARLAARFAELAAAETERWRVIDAGGASDAVTSRLMEHLEPWL, translated from the coding sequence GTGAGCGGGTACTTCATCACGCTCGAGGGCGGGGAGGGGGCCGGCAAGTCGACCCAACTCCGCGCGCTCGCCGCCGCGCTGACGGAGCGCGGCATCGACGTCGTCACCACGCGCGAACCCGGCGGCAGCCCCGGCGCCGAGGCGATCCGCAGCCTGCTGATGGAGGGCAGCGACGACCGCTGGGACGCGCGCAGCGAAGCTTTGCTCTTCGCCGCCGCGCGCGCCGATCATGTCGCGCGCACGATCCGCCCCGCGCTCGAACGTGGCGCCTGGGTACTCTGCGACCGCTTCGTCGACTCGTCGCGCGCTTACCAAGGCGGCGGCGGCGGGCTCACCGACGCCGACATCCTCGCGCTCCACGCGGTAGGCTCCGAAGGCCTGCTCCCCGACCGCACCTTCCTGCTCACGCTCGGCGAGGATGAGGCCGCGCGCCGCCTCGCGGCACGAGACGCCGCGGGCGCCGACCGGATGGGCAGCAAGCCCGCCGCCTATCAGGCGCGCCTCGCCGCGCGCTTCGCCGAACTTGCCGCCGCCGAGACCGAGCGCTGGCGCGTCATCGACGCCGGCGGCGCGTCCGACGCCGTGACGTCGCGCCTGATGGAGCATCTCGAACCATGGCTCTGA
- a CDS encoding TatD family hydrolase: protein MLVDSHCHLNYKGLAEQQGDVLARARAKGVTAMLNIATRESEWDDVLAAAEANDDVWASVGIHPHDADNHPDVDTAKLVERAAHPRVIGIGETGLDYYYDKSDRARQQDSFRRHIHASQATGLPVIVHTRDAEADTLALLGEEMDRAVFPGVIHCFTASDDFARQALELGLYISISGIVTFKNAADLQATARWLPQHRLLIETDSPFLAPVPHRGKTGEPAFVADTLSFLADLRGEDRETLGEATSLNFYKLFFKAAP, encoded by the coding sequence ATGCTCGTCGATTCGCACTGCCACCTCAATTACAAGGGGCTTGCCGAGCAGCAGGGCGATGTGCTGGCGCGCGCGCGGGCGAAGGGCGTCACCGCGATGCTCAACATCGCGACGCGCGAAAGCGAGTGGGACGATGTGCTCGCCGCCGCCGAAGCGAATGACGATGTCTGGGCCAGCGTCGGCATCCACCCGCACGACGCCGACAACCATCCCGACGTCGATACTGCGAAGCTCGTCGAGCGCGCGGCGCATCCGCGCGTGATCGGCATCGGCGAGACCGGGCTCGACTATTATTACGACAAGAGCGACCGCGCGCGGCAGCAGGACAGCTTCCGCCGCCATATCCACGCGTCGCAGGCGACCGGCCTCCCGGTGATCGTCCACACCCGCGATGCCGAAGCCGATACGCTCGCGCTGCTCGGCGAAGAGATGGACAGGGCGGTCTTCCCCGGCGTTATCCACTGCTTCACCGCCAGTGACGACTTTGCGCGCCAAGCGCTCGAACTCGGCCTCTATATCTCGATCTCGGGCATCGTGACCTTCAAGAACGCCGCCGATCTCCAGGCGACCGCCAGATGGCTGCCGCAGCACCGGCTGCTGATCGAAACCGACTCCCCCTTCCTCGCCCCCGTCCCGCACCGCGGCAAGACCGGCGAGCCGGCCTTCGTTGCCGACACCCTGTCCTTCCTCGCGGACCTGCGCGGCGAGGATCGCGAGACGCTGGGCGAGGCGACAAGTCTCAATTTTTACAAGCTTTTCTTCAAGGCGGCGCCATGA
- a CDS encoding DNA polymerase III subunit delta' — MALIGHHAPEQAFLEAWAAGRLHHAWLLAGPQGMGKAGFAARAARFLATHGPGGQGHAPSLDDPGDAAAARLVEAANHPEILHLTRQVKDKGKDLARNITIDQIRAMIRRLHFSLSLGDWRVIIVDAIDDLETDAANALLKTLEEPPAKTVFLLISHSPGRLLPTIRSRCRTLRFQPVERAVMTAWLHEKRPMTEMAEVRATVAAAGGIPGKALELVDSDVAATEKKLLAIAATGDPDNRLREALAREVAGTSNRAKLELVIDIVPGLLAGLARERPLAEIAPVLAQWDRVQRTVRDAIRGSYDGAMVGFEIGNCLAELAPKPAR; from the coding sequence ATGGCTCTGATCGGCCATCACGCGCCTGAACAAGCCTTTCTCGAGGCCTGGGCCGCCGGGCGGCTCCACCACGCCTGGCTGCTCGCCGGGCCGCAGGGCATGGGCAAGGCCGGTTTCGCTGCGCGTGCGGCGCGCTTCCTAGCCACGCATGGTCCGGGCGGACAGGGGCATGCGCCGTCGCTCGACGACCCCGGCGACGCCGCCGCCGCCCGCTTGGTCGAGGCGGCCAACCACCCCGAGATTCTCCATTTGACGCGGCAGGTGAAGGACAAGGGCAAGGACCTCGCGCGCAACATCACGATCGACCAGATCCGCGCCATGATCCGCCGGCTGCATTTCTCGCTGTCGCTCGGCGACTGGCGTGTGATCATCGTCGACGCGATCGACGACCTTGAGACCGATGCCGCCAACGCCCTGCTCAAGACGCTCGAGGAGCCGCCCGCGAAGACGGTCTTCCTGCTCATCAGCCATTCGCCGGGCCGCCTGCTCCCGACGATCCGCTCGCGGTGCAGAACGCTGCGATTCCAGCCCGTTGAGCGTGCCGTCATGACGGCGTGGCTGCACGAAAAGCGCCCCATGACCGAGATGGCCGAGGTCCGCGCCACGGTCGCCGCGGCGGGCGGCATTCCCGGCAAGGCGCTCGAGCTGGTCGACAGCGACGTCGCCGCGACCGAGAAGAAATTGCTCGCGATCGCGGCCACCGGCGACCCCGACAATCGCCTGCGCGAAGCGCTCGCGCGCGAGGTTGCCGGGACCAGCAACCGCGCCAAGCTGGAACTCGTCATCGACATCGTTCCGGGCCTGCTCGCCGGGCTCGCGCGCGAGCGCCCGCTCGCCGAGATCGCGCCGGTGCTCGCGCAATGGGACCGCGTCCAGCGCACGGTTCGCGACGCGATCCGCGGCTCGTACGACGGCGCGATGGTGGGTTTCGAAATCGGCAATTGCCTCGCCGAACTCGCACCGAAGCCCGCGCGCTGA